The Hymenobacter sp. DG01 sequence AGATGCTCGTCGCGCACGGTCATGGTGTAGCGCACGTCGCCGGGCTGGGCCACGGTCAGCTCCATGCCGTTGGTGCGGCCGTACTGATTCATCTGGTTGTAGAGGGCAATTAGGGTCGGTACGTCGGGGGTGGGCTGCATGAAAGGAACAGGAGTTGGAATAGCCGTAAAAGGTAAACTACTTTAGAGAAACCTCACGCCCATGCCCTCCTACACCTCCTTCGCCGACTTCTACCCTTACTACCTGCGCGAGCACCAGCAACGGGGCACCCGGGTACTGCATTTCATCGGCACCACCTTGTTTCTGACGGCCATTATCCTGGCCGTAGCCTGGGCTCGCCCCTTGCTGGTGCTGGCGGGGGTAGTGGCAGCCTACGGGTTTGCCTGGGTAGGGCACTTTTTCGTGGAGCA is a genomic window containing:
- a CDS encoding DUF962 domain-containing protein translates to MPSYTSFADFYPYYLREHQQRGTRVLHFIGTTLFLTAIILAVAWARPLLVLAGVVAAYGFAWVGHFFVEHNRPATFQHPWLSLRGDFQLYWDLLRGKEKF